A genome region from Colwellia sp. Arc7-D includes the following:
- a CDS encoding DUF3014 domain-containing protein — MSIQHTEQKQTPWAVIAIIIAAIIAFVIYYYVIAGDDSSAIEVASPVAITAVQEPVEIIEAEPELLEQDILTETIEEDIADIEPEINLPKLDESDSWFSTKLPTLTWRKELLKLVVTDDMIRRFVVFTDNFSQGTLAYEHTPLVMPNTKFTALEQETDQGTKLQWDESSARRFSLYVDLLRSMDSEMLVQWYIELKPLIDQAYGELGYPDQDFTDKLHNAITKVLDMEIPKTQPELERPSVMYKYKDESLESLDDAEKLLLRLGKENLLVIKSVMLEINEKLARAR, encoded by the coding sequence ATGTCAATTCAACATACAGAACAAAAACAAACGCCTTGGGCTGTTATTGCGATAATTATAGCCGCGATTATCGCCTTTGTTATTTATTATTATGTTATTGCTGGCGACGATAGCAGTGCTATTGAAGTCGCTTCTCCAGTTGCTATTACTGCAGTTCAAGAGCCTGTTGAAATTATTGAAGCTGAGCCAGAGTTGCTTGAGCAAGACATTCTAACCGAGACAATTGAAGAAGATATCGCTGATATCGAACCTGAAATTAACTTACCTAAATTAGACGAAAGTGATAGCTGGTTTAGTACCAAATTACCTACCTTAACTTGGCGAAAAGAGTTACTTAAATTAGTGGTTACGGATGATATGATCCGTCGTTTCGTGGTATTTACTGATAACTTCAGTCAAGGTACTTTAGCTTATGAACACACACCACTAGTCATGCCAAACACTAAGTTTACGGCACTTGAACAAGAAACTGATCAAGGCACAAAATTGCAATGGGATGAAAGTAGTGCTCGTCGCTTTAGTCTATATGTTGATCTTTTACGTTCAATGGATAGCGAAATGCTTGTGCAATGGTACATTGAGCTAAAACCACTTATTGACCAAGCATATGGAGAGTTAGGCTACCCTGATCAAGATTTTACTGACAAGCTGCATAACGCGATAACTAAAGTTTTAGACATGGAAATTCCTAAAACTCAACCAGAATTAGAACGACCAAGTGTTATGTATAAATACAAAGATGAGTCTTTAGAGTCATTAGATGATGCTGAAAAGCTATTACTAAGACTCGGCAAAGAAAATTTACTTGTTATTAAGTCAGTGATGCTAGAAATTAATGAAAAACTAGCTAGAGCACGTTAA